Proteins encoded together in one Cryptosporangium aurantiacum window:
- a CDS encoding HIT family protein: MADECLICEKHAGRGELLAPMVWADESVVVTHRGADPTGYGPLGYLFVETRRHVESWDAMEPDEVAIVAHTAWAAARALRAELPVEHVFTAIVGRRVPHFHQHVFARFRGTPSEVDWLESPLVAPERSASEIAEFATRLSRYFT; this comes from the coding sequence ATGGCAGACGAGTGCCTGATCTGCGAGAAGCACGCCGGGCGGGGGGAGCTGCTCGCTCCGATGGTCTGGGCTGACGAGTCCGTGGTCGTCACGCACCGGGGGGCCGACCCCACCGGGTACGGCCCGCTCGGTTACCTGTTCGTCGAGACCCGCCGCCACGTCGAGTCCTGGGACGCGATGGAGCCCGACGAGGTCGCGATCGTCGCTCACACCGCCTGGGCGGCGGCTCGGGCGCTCCGCGCGGAACTCCCGGTCGAGCACGTCTTCACCGCGATCGTCGGCCGCCGGGTCCCGCACTTCCACCAGCACGTGTTCGCCCGGTTCCGGGGAACGCCGTCCGAGGTCGACTGGCTGGAGTCTCCGCTGGTGGCGCCGGAGCGCTCGGCGTCCGAGATCGCCGAGTTCGCCACCCGCCTCAGCCGGTACTTCACCTGA
- a CDS encoding nuclear transport factor 2 family protein, whose translation MTDEDALRAAVERRAQALASGRASALEAVLHPRFRWTSHRGEVFDRAAYVRSNTAGDLVWRQQLVDRTEVVVLGDTGLVTCVVTDQVEVDGASRSFRMPVTQTWVREAGEWRCLAGHAGPLL comes from the coding sequence GTGACCGACGAAGACGCCCTGCGGGCAGCAGTCGAGCGGCGAGCCCAGGCGCTGGCCTCGGGCCGGGCATCCGCGTTGGAGGCGGTGTTGCATCCACGGTTCCGGTGGACGTCGCACCGCGGTGAGGTGTTCGACCGCGCCGCGTACGTCCGGTCGAACACCGCCGGTGACCTGGTCTGGCGGCAGCAGCTGGTCGACCGCACCGAGGTCGTGGTGCTGGGTGATACCGGCCTGGTGACCTGCGTCGTCACTGACCAGGTCGAGGTGGACGGCGCTTCCCGCTCGTTCCGGATGCCGGTGACCCAGACCTGGGTGCGCGAGGCGGGTGAGTGGCGCTGCCTGGCCGGTCACGCGGGCCCGCTGCTCTAG
- a CDS encoding YkvA family protein has translation MARTASGSLRRKTRLAAAAKVAREASRPGSPSIAARLGAIPRMIAASASGRYPGLSRLKLAFLGVGVAYVVSPIDALPEAFMFLFGLADDVAVAVYLAGALFAETDQFLEWERTVAPPTINGQAY, from the coding sequence ATGGCTCGCACCGCAAGTGGGTCCCTGCGACGTAAGACTCGGCTCGCCGCCGCCGCCAAGGTGGCGCGGGAAGCATCCCGGCCGGGCTCGCCGTCGATCGCGGCCCGCCTCGGCGCGATCCCGCGCATGATCGCGGCGTCGGCGTCCGGCCGGTACCCGGGCCTGTCGCGGCTCAAGCTGGCGTTCCTCGGTGTCGGCGTCGCGTACGTCGTCTCGCCGATCGACGCGCTGCCCGAGGCGTTCATGTTCCTGTTCGGCCTGGCCGACGACGTCGCGGTCGCGGTCTACCTGGCGGGCGCGCTGTTCGCCGAGACCGACCAGTTCCTGGAGTGGGAGCGCACGGTCGCGCCGCCGACGATCAACGGGCAGGCGTACTGA
- a CDS encoding sucrase ferredoxin — protein sequence MTVPARAAAVPKPRCAVTARARGDQLFGTASPGERWLLIEHGGPWPRRAFDASPELLRVAERSTAVGVRAVLIRRPGRARRAFGSGGVVPGQPESRAYAVVDARPGREGVWWGTFFEERELLDVPLEPTGPPSREPVHLVCAHGRHDTCCAVEGRPVAAALDAARRGSTWECSHVGGDRFSANLVLLPHGLYYGTLDPNSALAVAEAYRAGRVVPPYLRGRSAFPPAVQAAQHYARLATGDDSLDALTPLGVERLDDRTTRVRLDGATVTVRAGWSEPAVLTCAADRPQIARVFEQVTISTPAR from the coding sequence GTGACGGTGCCTGCTCGGGCCGCTGCCGTCCCGAAACCGCGGTGTGCGGTGACCGCGCGGGCCCGTGGTGACCAGCTATTCGGCACCGCGTCACCGGGGGAGCGGTGGCTGCTGATCGAGCACGGCGGGCCCTGGCCGCGGCGGGCGTTCGACGCGTCGCCGGAGTTGCTGCGGGTGGCCGAACGTTCCACGGCGGTCGGCGTCCGCGCCGTGCTGATCCGCCGCCCGGGGCGCGCCCGCCGGGCCTTCGGTTCCGGGGGCGTCGTTCCTGGGCAACCGGAGTCCCGGGCCTACGCCGTGGTCGACGCTCGGCCGGGTCGCGAGGGTGTCTGGTGGGGCACGTTCTTCGAGGAGCGCGAGCTGCTCGACGTCCCGCTCGAGCCGACCGGACCGCCGTCGCGGGAACCGGTGCACCTGGTGTGCGCCCACGGCCGCCACGACACGTGCTGTGCGGTGGAGGGACGCCCGGTCGCCGCGGCCCTGGACGCCGCCCGTCGGGGCAGTACGTGGGAGTGCTCGCACGTCGGCGGCGACCGCTTCTCGGCGAACCTCGTCCTGCTGCCGCACGGCCTGTACTACGGGACGCTGGACCCGAACTCGGCCCTAGCGGTTGCCGAAGCGTACCGCGCAGGCCGGGTGGTTCCCCCGTACCTCCGCGGCCGCTCGGCGTTCCCTCCGGCGGTGCAGGCCGCCCAGCACTACGCCCGCCTCGCCACCGGCGACGACTCGCTCGACGCGCTCACGCCGCTCGGCGTCGAGCGACTGGACGACCGCACGACCCGGGTACGGCTGGACGGCGCCACCGTGACCGTCCGGGCGGGCTGGTCGGAGCCGGCCGTACTGACCTGCGCCGCCGACCGCCCGCAAATCGCTCGCGTCTTCGAGCAGGTGACGATCAGTACGCCTGCCCGTTGA
- a CDS encoding cupin domain-containing protein, whose product MLPLRTTGSPAGRPALRRCVSIPTERFAEEHWSQRPLLSTGGEFADLFGLDAVDDLLTRRGLRTPFIRLAKDGAVIDPSRYTGQAGAGAEIADQVVDERVMQLFVDGATIVLQALHRTWPPLVDFGQQLATDLGHPVQINAYVTPPQNQGFAAHYDVHDVFVLQVAGEKRWLIHEPVLEHPLRSQPWNARSDAVAARASEEPVIDTVLRPGDALYLPRGWLHSAQALGATSVHLTIGVHPVTRHALVDVLAALAADVPTLRESLPLGIDLDDPTALAPELTAVVDALAGWLHTADPSVVASRLRAAVRPQSRPEPVTPLAQAAAVAALDQQTVVRLRRHLHCAASDLPDGSVVLRLPDRTLTLPALTAPAVKTLLSGAPVRVGDLPGLDPGDRVVLVRRLLREAVCVPSSVVDALPRTDPGDAG is encoded by the coding sequence GTGTTGCCGCTCCGGACGACCGGCTCTCCGGCCGGTCGTCCGGCGCTGCGGCGGTGCGTCTCGATCCCGACCGAGCGGTTCGCCGAGGAGCACTGGTCGCAGCGTCCACTGTTGAGCACCGGTGGCGAGTTCGCCGACCTGTTCGGTTTGGACGCCGTCGACGACCTGCTCACTCGGCGCGGCCTGCGGACGCCGTTCATCCGGCTGGCCAAGGACGGGGCGGTGATCGACCCGAGCCGCTACACCGGCCAGGCAGGTGCGGGGGCGGAGATCGCCGACCAGGTCGTCGACGAGCGCGTCATGCAACTTTTCGTGGACGGCGCGACGATCGTCCTTCAAGCGCTCCACCGCACGTGGCCGCCGCTGGTCGACTTCGGACAGCAGCTCGCCACCGACCTCGGCCATCCCGTCCAGATCAACGCCTACGTCACGCCGCCGCAGAACCAGGGGTTCGCGGCGCACTACGACGTCCACGACGTGTTCGTGCTCCAGGTGGCCGGGGAGAAGCGCTGGCTGATCCACGAGCCGGTGCTGGAGCATCCGCTGCGTTCTCAGCCGTGGAACGCGCGCTCGGACGCGGTCGCCGCGCGGGCGTCCGAGGAACCGGTGATCGACACCGTGCTCCGCCCCGGTGACGCGCTCTACCTGCCGCGCGGCTGGCTGCACTCGGCGCAGGCGCTCGGCGCGACGTCGGTGCACCTGACCATCGGCGTCCACCCGGTGACCCGGCACGCGCTCGTCGACGTGCTCGCCGCGCTGGCGGCCGACGTTCCCACGCTGCGCGAGTCGCTTCCGCTCGGGATCGACCTCGACGACCCGACCGCGCTCGCGCCCGAGCTGACCGCGGTGGTCGACGCGCTCGCCGGGTGGCTGCACACCGCTGATCCGTCCGTGGTGGCTTCGCGGCTGCGGGCGGCCGTCCGTCCGCAGAGCCGTCCGGAGCCCGTCACACCGCTGGCCCAGGCCGCCGCCGTGGCCGCGCTCGACCAGCAGACCGTGGTGCGGCTGCGGCGGCACCTGCACTGCGCTGCCTCGGATCTCCCGGACGGCTCGGTGGTGCTGCGCCTGCCGGACCGGACGCTGACGCTTCCGGCGCTGACCGCGCCCGCGGTGAAGACCCTGCTGTCCGGTGCGCCGGTGCGGGTCGGTGATCTGCCGGGTCTGGATCCCGGCGACCGGGTGGTGCTGGTCCGTCGCCTGCTGCGCGAGGCGGTCTGCGTCCCGTCCTCTGTTGTGGACGCTCTGCCGCGCACCGATCCGGGGGACGCCGGGTGA
- a CDS encoding ATP-binding protein codes for MEPVAWSPRLARRFVADTLGPRADVDLVDAAELLVTELVTNAVVHARSRATVLIITGRDRSDVRIEVHDEAYEPPRLGGFDPDALSGRGLALVDAMSDRWGVEPDGPSRSGKRIWFELRVRTPQHSVVC; via the coding sequence TTGGAGCCCGTCGCCTGGAGCCCACGGCTGGCCCGGCGCTTCGTTGCCGACACGCTAGGCCCACGCGCTGACGTCGACCTGGTCGACGCGGCGGAACTGTTGGTCACCGAACTGGTCACCAACGCGGTGGTCCACGCCAGGTCGCGCGCCACCGTGCTGATCATCACCGGCCGTGACCGTTCGGACGTCCGGATCGAGGTCCACGACGAGGCCTACGAGCCACCCCGGCTGGGCGGCTTCGACCCCGACGCGCTGTCCGGCCGGGGGCTCGCCCTGGTCGACGCGATGTCCGACCGCTGGGGCGTCGAACCGGACGGCCCGTCGCGGTCGGGGAAGCGGATCTGGTTCGAACTCCGCGTCCGTACGCCCCAGCACAGCGTCGTGTGCTGA
- a CDS encoding Fpg/Nei family DNA glycosylase gives MPEGHTIHRLAQRHKQLLVGAPVRASSPQGRFEAGAAALDGLVLRDTDAHGKHLFHDYGDRWLHVHLGLYGTFVDGAGEPPAPRGQIRLLLTGGGETPAWAELRGPTACEVLDDPGRDALLARLGPDPLRADAEPDRAWARIGRSRTSIGALLMRQDVLSGVGNVYRAEALFRAGIDPYRPGRDVSVEEWTAVWDDLVLLMTDGVRVGRILTLRPEDAERDPELPSRQDRGAGRYVYHRANRPCRICGTPVRTAVVEGRNLFWCPSCQK, from the coding sequence GTGCCCGAAGGACACACGATCCACCGGCTGGCCCAGCGGCACAAGCAGCTGCTCGTCGGCGCGCCGGTGCGTGCGTCGAGCCCGCAGGGCCGTTTCGAGGCGGGTGCGGCGGCGCTGGACGGGCTCGTGCTGCGGGATACCGACGCCCACGGCAAGCACCTATTCCACGACTACGGTGACCGCTGGCTCCACGTCCACCTGGGCCTGTACGGGACGTTCGTCGACGGCGCAGGGGAACCGCCCGCGCCTCGCGGGCAGATCCGGCTGTTGCTGACCGGCGGCGGGGAGACGCCGGCCTGGGCCGAGTTGCGCGGGCCGACCGCGTGCGAGGTGCTCGACGACCCGGGCCGGGACGCGTTACTGGCGCGGCTCGGCCCCGACCCGCTGCGCGCGGACGCCGAACCCGATCGGGCCTGGGCACGCATCGGCCGCAGCCGGACGTCGATCGGCGCGCTGCTGATGCGGCAGGACGTCCTCTCCGGGGTCGGCAACGTCTACCGGGCGGAGGCGCTGTTCCGGGCCGGGATCGACCCGTACCGGCCGGGGCGTGACGTGTCGGTGGAGGAGTGGACCGCGGTCTGGGACGACCTGGTCCTGCTGATGACCGACGGCGTGCGGGTGGGCCGGATCCTGACGCTGCGCCCGGAGGACGCGGAGCGGGACCCTGAGCTGCCCAGCCGGCAGGACCGCGGCGCGGGCCGCTACGTCTACCACCGGGCGAACCGTCCGTGCCGGATCTGCGGGACACCGGTCCGGACCGCGGTCGTCGAGGGCCGGAACCTGTTCTGGTGCCCGTCCTGCCAGAAGTGA
- a CDS encoding ribose-5-phosphate isomerase translates to MRVYLGSDHAGFELKQHLVGHLTEAGYEVVDIGPHEYDPEDDYPPFCLAAATRVVADPGSLGVVIGGSGNGEQIAANKVTGVRAALAWNIETAQLTRQHNDANVVGIGARMHSAEEATAIVDAFLETKFSGEERHARRIGLLAEYERSGQLPPLP, encoded by the coding sequence ATGCGCGTCTACCTGGGCTCCGACCACGCCGGATTCGAGCTGAAGCAGCACCTGGTCGGCCATCTCACCGAGGCAGGCTACGAGGTCGTCGACATCGGGCCGCACGAGTACGACCCGGAGGACGACTACCCGCCGTTCTGCCTGGCCGCGGCCACCCGCGTGGTCGCCGACCCGGGCAGCCTCGGTGTGGTGATCGGGGGGTCCGGCAACGGTGAGCAGATCGCGGCGAACAAGGTCACCGGCGTCCGGGCCGCGCTCGCGTGGAACATCGAGACCGCTCAGCTGACCCGGCAGCACAACGACGCGAACGTCGTCGGCATCGGCGCGCGGATGCACTCGGCGGAGGAAGCGACCGCGATCGTCGACGCGTTCCTGGAGACGAAGTTCAGCGGCGAGGAGCGGCACGCCCGGCGGATCGGTCTGCTGGCCGAGTACGAGCGCTCGGGTCAGCTGCCGCCGCTGCCCTGA
- a CDS encoding alpha/beta hydrolase — protein sequence MNLHPQAVADLASETIPPGPAPEPTLADIAAARAAENDNAPALGGPPAPVPIVVDLEADGVPIRLYNPRGGRGTPVMFYLHGGGWVGDSLITHDAACRRLAHRSHCAVVAIDYRLAPEYPWPAQVEDSVHALAWVRDHADELGLDVTRTAVVGDSAGGTLAAILARRARDAHAGFDFQALIYPPVEPFAEPPVGPDPQTGIEHGLSVAEMNWAWNTWLAGADPDNEDISPARIKDLAGLPPTLIITAEFDVLREGAEAYGEALAAAGVPVVTTRYLGVPHGFFRRLGVYDAARTAVDQVAIAVKDVLDPIAFPVSLS from the coding sequence ATGAACCTGCACCCACAAGCTGTTGCAGACCTCGCCAGCGAAACCATCCCGCCGGGCCCGGCGCCGGAGCCCACCCTCGCGGACATCGCCGCAGCACGCGCGGCCGAGAACGACAACGCGCCCGCGCTCGGCGGCCCGCCGGCACCGGTGCCGATCGTCGTGGACCTGGAGGCCGACGGGGTGCCGATCCGGCTCTACAACCCGCGCGGCGGACGCGGTACGCCGGTCATGTTCTACCTGCACGGCGGCGGCTGGGTCGGGGACAGCCTGATCACGCACGACGCGGCCTGCCGCAGGCTGGCTCACCGGTCGCACTGCGCGGTGGTGGCGATCGACTACCGGCTCGCGCCGGAGTACCCGTGGCCGGCTCAGGTCGAGGACTCCGTGCACGCGCTGGCCTGGGTCCGCGACCACGCCGACGAGCTGGGGCTGGACGTCACCCGGACCGCGGTGGTCGGCGACTCCGCCGGTGGGACGCTGGCCGCGATCCTCGCCCGCCGGGCCCGCGACGCCCACGCCGGATTCGACTTCCAGGCGCTGATCTACCCGCCGGTCGAGCCGTTCGCCGAGCCGCCGGTGGGGCCCGACCCGCAGACCGGGATCGAGCACGGGCTCTCGGTCGCCGAGATGAACTGGGCGTGGAACACCTGGCTGGCCGGCGCCGACCCGGACAACGAGGACATCTCCCCGGCCCGGATCAAGGATCTGGCCGGGTTGCCGCCGACGCTCATCATCACCGCGGAGTTCGACGTGCTGCGGGAGGGCGCCGAGGCCTACGGGGAGGCGCTCGCGGCCGCAGGCGTCCCGGTCGTCACCACCCGGTACCTGGGGGTGCCGCACGGCTTCTTCCGGCGCCTAGGGGTCTACGACGCGGCCCGCACGGCCGTGGACCAGGTGGCGATCGCGGTCAAGGACGTGCTCGACCCGATCGCGTTCCCGGTCTCGCTCTCCTGA
- a CDS encoding DUF1015 family protein, which produces MSALQPIPVGWASTGETGAQNYDEFADDAEITALVAANPDSMLGVEMPHRTPEAVAAGLDFAAALPAASARLASLVDTGKLAAFTDAIAVYRIGDRFLGMFCLVDTAEIAAGPGAPGRVIRNEEVFAAKVAERTALIQTLATLTSPVLLVQADGDALHEALADVVAESGEPDATDVDQHGLTHAIWLVGPGPDRDRLLAAADTGELVVADGNHRSLAAQQAGLTRFLAVVAPAGSVSIQPYQRLLRQLPMPVPEILDGLRASGAGVRSVDGRPATPPRGTVVLYADGQTYEVTLPPAAGSAVDRLDHTVVEQLLIRHVLGLTPDHPAISYIGGDYPAGWLAAEVDADRAALAVLLAPVTVEDFVEVNLDRATMPRKSTWFTPKARTGLVLADVHEDLGAISTPDVQPEALSR; this is translated from the coding sequence ATGAGTGCACTACAGCCCATACCGGTCGGATGGGCGTCGACCGGAGAAACTGGCGCACAGAACTACGACGAGTTCGCCGACGACGCCGAGATCACGGCGTTGGTGGCCGCCAACCCCGATTCGATGCTCGGGGTGGAGATGCCGCACCGCACTCCGGAGGCGGTCGCCGCCGGGCTCGACTTCGCCGCCGCGCTGCCCGCCGCGTCCGCGCGGCTGGCGAGCCTCGTCGACACCGGAAAGCTTGCGGCGTTCACCGACGCGATCGCCGTCTACCGGATCGGTGACCGCTTCCTCGGGATGTTCTGCCTCGTCGACACCGCGGAGATCGCCGCCGGGCCGGGTGCCCCGGGTCGGGTGATCCGCAACGAGGAGGTCTTCGCGGCGAAGGTCGCCGAGCGGACCGCGCTGATCCAGACGCTGGCCACCCTCACCAGCCCGGTGCTGCTGGTCCAGGCCGACGGCGACGCGCTGCACGAAGCGCTCGCGGACGTCGTCGCGGAATCGGGGGAACCGGATGCGACCGACGTCGATCAGCACGGGTTGACGCACGCGATCTGGCTGGTCGGGCCGGGCCCGGACCGCGACCGTCTGCTGGCGGCCGCCGATACCGGGGAGCTGGTCGTCGCCGACGGGAACCACCGCAGCCTGGCCGCGCAGCAGGCCGGCCTGACCCGCTTCCTGGCGGTCGTGGCACCGGCCGGGTCGGTGAGCATCCAGCCCTATCAGCGGCTGCTCCGGCAGCTGCCGATGCCGGTGCCGGAGATCCTGGACGGGTTGCGGGCTTCGGGCGCTGGTGTGCGGTCGGTGGACGGACGCCCGGCCACACCGCCGCGCGGCACCGTTGTGCTCTACGCCGACGGACAGACGTACGAGGTGACGCTCCCGCCGGCCGCCGGCAGCGCCGTCGACCGGCTCGACCACACGGTCGTCGAGCAACTGCTGATCCGGCACGTTCTGGGCCTCACGCCCGACCACCCCGCGATCTCGTACATCGGTGGTGACTACCCGGCCGGCTGGCTCGCCGCCGAGGTGGACGCCGACCGTGCCGCGCTGGCCGTCCTGCTCGCACCGGTGACCGTCGAGGACTTCGTCGAGGTCAACCTGGACCGCGCCACGATGCCGCGGAAGAGCACATGGTTCACCCCGAAGGCGCGGACCGGCCTCGTCCTGGCGGACGTGCACGAGGACCTGGGCGCGATCTCTACACCCGATGTTCAACCGGAGGCGTTGTCGCGATGA
- a CDS encoding DsbA family protein, which produces MSEQKTPVGFWFDPLCPWAWMTSRWVLEAAKVRPLDVKFHVMSLAVLNEGREELPEQYHEMMKKAWGPVRVVIAAEQAHGNEVVLPLYTALGNRIHLQKVELDDPSLLVDALREVGLPESLAEAATSTEYDKALRESHHAGMDPVGMDVGTPVIHVPGPEGETVAFFGPVVTPAPKGEAAARLWDGAVLVASTPGFYELKRTRTQGPIFD; this is translated from the coding sequence ATGAGCGAGCAGAAGACGCCGGTCGGTTTCTGGTTCGACCCGCTGTGCCCGTGGGCATGGATGACGTCTCGGTGGGTGCTGGAGGCGGCGAAGGTACGTCCGCTGGACGTGAAGTTCCACGTGATGAGCCTGGCGGTGCTCAACGAGGGGCGGGAAGAGCTGCCGGAGCAGTACCACGAGATGATGAAGAAGGCGTGGGGGCCGGTTCGGGTCGTCATCGCCGCTGAGCAGGCGCACGGCAACGAGGTCGTGCTGCCGCTGTACACCGCGCTCGGAAACCGGATCCACCTGCAGAAGGTCGAGCTCGACGACCCGTCGCTGCTGGTCGACGCGCTGCGTGAGGTGGGGCTGCCGGAGTCGCTTGCCGAGGCGGCGACGTCGACCGAGTACGACAAGGCGCTGCGGGAGAGCCACCACGCGGGCATGGACCCGGTCGGCATGGACGTCGGTACGCCGGTGATCCACGTGCCGGGGCCGGAGGGGGAGACCGTCGCGTTCTTCGGTCCGGTCGTGACGCCCGCCCCGAAGGGCGAGGCCGCGGCGCGCCTCTGGGACGGCGCCGTGCTCGTGGCGTCGACGCCAGGCTTCTACGAGCTCAAGCGCACCCGCACGCAAGGCCCGATCTTCGACTAG